A section of the Pseudomonas prosekii genome encodes:
- a CDS encoding ligase-associated DNA damage response DEXH box helicase, with protein sequence MGNSPDYAKKWFTARGWKPFAFQKQVWTAVKRGESGMLHASTGAGKTYAVWFAALNRFASSVTPMEKPKKRKPPAEPITVLWITPMRALAADTARALEAPLQDLQIGWSVGLRTGDTSSSERARQSRRLPTTLITTPESLTLMLARADAQMALSTLRMVVVDEWHELIGNKRGVQLQLALARLRRWHPQLIVWGVSATLGNHDHAQQVLIPQDNGVSVQGENGKDLRVDTLLPPAIERFPWAGHIGLKMLPQVVAELDSSPSTLVFTNTRAQSEIWYQALLEARPDWAGLIALHHSSLSRDTRDWVERALKDGQLKAVVCTSSLDLGVDFLPVERVLQIGSAKGVARLMQRAGRSGHAPGRVSRVTLVPTHSLELVEAAAAQDAVAQRRIEPRQSPHKPLDVLVQHLVSMALGGGFIPEQLYEEVRGAWAYRDLTLADWAWALAFVRHGGLSLTAYPDYRRVEPDEHGVWRVPDARLARRHRMSIGTIVSDASIQLKFWSKGGGGKTLGSVEEGFIARLKPGDGFLFAGRLLELIRVENMTAYVRRSTVKRAAVPRWNGGRMPLSNELARAVVARFSSAAAGDFVGPEMKALRPLLEVQQRWSGLPTENSLLAEALKSREGWHLFLYPFAGRQVHLGLASLLAWRISQRQAVTFSIAVNDYGLELLSATYVDWSEHLDLALLSADNLLADVLASLNAGELALRRFREIARIAGLVFAGYPGAPKSTRQVQASSGLFFEVFKQYDADNLLLAQAGEEVLREELDIRRLEETLAHINSLRFDLHQIKRPTPLGFPLLVERMRESMSSEKLADRIRRMVGDLEKTAETGKN encoded by the coding sequence ATGGGCAACTCCCCCGACTACGCAAAAAAATGGTTCACCGCCCGCGGCTGGAAGCCGTTCGCCTTTCAGAAACAGGTGTGGACGGCGGTCAAACGCGGCGAATCCGGGATGCTGCACGCCAGCACTGGCGCCGGTAAAACCTACGCCGTGTGGTTCGCCGCGCTCAACCGCTTTGCCTCAAGCGTCACGCCGATGGAAAAACCGAAGAAGCGCAAACCGCCCGCCGAGCCGATCACCGTGCTGTGGATTACGCCGATGCGCGCCTTGGCCGCCGACACGGCGCGCGCGCTCGAAGCGCCGTTGCAGGATTTGCAGATTGGCTGGAGCGTTGGCCTGCGCACCGGCGACACCAGCAGCAGCGAACGTGCACGCCAGAGTCGGCGACTGCCGACGACGCTGATCACCACGCCGGAAAGCCTGACCCTGATGCTCGCCCGCGCCGATGCGCAAATGGCGTTGTCGACGTTGCGCATGGTGGTGGTTGATGAATGGCACGAATTGATCGGCAACAAACGCGGCGTGCAGTTGCAACTGGCCCTCGCGCGGTTGCGCCGCTGGCATCCGCAGTTGATTGTCTGGGGCGTTTCCGCGACGTTGGGTAATCATGACCACGCGCAGCAGGTATTAATCCCACAAGACAACGGCGTCAGCGTGCAGGGTGAAAACGGCAAAGACCTGCGCGTCGACACCCTGCTGCCACCGGCCATCGAACGTTTCCCGTGGGCTGGGCACATCGGTTTGAAGATGTTGCCGCAAGTGGTCGCCGAACTCGATTCCAGCCCCAGCACGCTGGTGTTCACCAATACCCGCGCGCAATCGGAAATCTGGTATCAGGCCTTGCTGGAGGCGCGCCCGGACTGGGCCGGGCTGATCGCCTTGCATCACAGCTCACTGTCGCGCGACACCCGCGATTGGGTGGAACGCGCGCTCAAGGACGGTCAACTGAAAGCGGTGGTCTGCACCTCCAGCCTCGACTTGGGCGTGGACTTTTTGCCGGTCGAACGCGTGTTGCAGATCGGCTCGGCGAAAGGCGTGGCGCGGCTGATGCAGCGCGCCGGTCGTTCCGGTCACGCGCCGGGGCGAGTGTCGCGCGTCACGTTGGTGCCGACCCATAGCCTCGAATTGGTCGAAGCTGCCGCCGCGCAAGACGCCGTGGCGCAGCGGCGCATCGAACCGCGCCAATCCCCGCACAAACCGCTGGATGTACTGGTGCAGCATCTGGTCAGCATGGCGCTCGGCGGTGGCTTTATTCCTGAACAGTTGTACGAAGAAGTCCGCGGTGCCTGGGCTTATCGCGATCTGACCCTGGCGGACTGGGCATGGGCGCTGGCTTTCGTACGGCATGGCGGACTTTCTCTGACGGCGTATCCGGATTATCGCCGGGTCGAACCGGACGAACACGGCGTGTGGCGCGTACCCGATGCGCGACTGGCGCGACGCCATCGCATGAGCATTGGCACGATTGTCAGCGACGCGAGCATCCAGCTGAAGTTCTGGAGCAAGGGCGGTGGCGGCAAGACGCTGGGCAGCGTCGAGGAAGGATTTATCGCCCGGCTCAAGCCTGGCGACGGTTTTCTCTTCGCCGGGCGCTTGCTGGAGCTGATCCGCGTCGAAAACATGACCGCGTACGTGCGCCGCAGCACGGTCAAACGCGCCGCGGTGCCGCGTTGGAATGGCGGGCGCATGCCGCTTTCCAATGAACTGGCGCGGGCGGTGGTCGCACGTTTCAGCAGCGCCGCCGCCGGCGATTTTGTTGGCCCGGAAATGAAAGCGCTGCGCCCGCTGCTGGAAGTGCAGCAACGCTGGTCCGGGTTGCCGACCGAAAACAGTCTGTTGGCCGAGGCGCTGAAGTCGCGCGAAGGCTGGCATTTGTTTCTGTATCCGTTCGCCGGGCGCCAAGTGCATCTGGGCCTGGCGAGCCTGTTGGCGTGGCGGATCAGTCAGCGCCAAGCAGTGACGTTCTCGATTGCGGTCAACGATTACGGGCTCGAATTGCTCAGCGCCACCTATGTCGATTGGTCCGAACACTTGGATCTGGCGTTGCTCAGCGCTGACAATCTGCTGGCCGACGTGCTCGCCAGCCTGAATGCCGGGGAACTGGCGTTGCGACGCTTTCGCGAGATCGCCCGGATCGCCGGGCTGGTGTTCGCCGGCTACCCCGGCGCGCCGAAAAGTACGCGACAGGTGCAGGCATCGAGCGGTTTGTTTTTCGAGGTGTTCAAGCAGTACGACGCCGACAACCTGTTGTTGGCCCAGGCTGGGGAAGAAGTCCTACGGGAAGAATTGGATATTCGGCGACTGGAGGAAACGTTGGCCCACATCAATAGTTTGAGATTCGACCTGCATCAGATCAAACGTCCTACGCCGCTGGGCTTTCCGCTGTTGGTGGAAAGAATGCGCGAAAGCATGAGCTCGGAAAAACTCGCTGATCGCATCCGCCGAATGGTCGGCGATCTGGAAAAAACCGCTGAAACCGGGAAAAACTGA
- the pdeM gene encoding ligase-associated DNA damage response endonuclease PdeM has protein sequence MGAPFPVRLAGEELWLLPEKAIYWPAQQALLIADVHFGKAAAYRSLGQPVPRGTTSQNIAVLDGLLAALPCRQLIFLGDFLHGPGSHATETLKALATWRERHHALPMTLIRGNHDKRAGDPPDSLNIRVVPEPLLLGPFALQHEPDPHPSRHVLAGHVHPVYRLHGKGRQSLRLACFRLGEQISLMPAFGAFTGGYQVDRDDSCRVFVIGDGEIWPV, from the coding sequence ATGGGCGCGCCGTTTCCTGTGCGCCTGGCTGGCGAAGAGCTGTGGTTGTTGCCCGAAAAAGCGATTTATTGGCCAGCGCAGCAGGCACTGCTGATCGCCGACGTGCATTTCGGCAAGGCTGCGGCGTATCGCAGCCTCGGCCAACCGGTGCCGCGCGGCACCACCTCGCAAAACATCGCGGTGCTGGATGGTTTGCTGGCCGCCCTGCCCTGTCGTCAGTTGATCTTTCTTGGCGACTTTCTGCACGGGCCGGGCTCGCACGCGACCGAGACCTTGAAGGCGTTGGCGACCTGGCGTGAGCGTCATCATGCGCTGCCGATGACGCTGATTCGCGGTAATCACGACAAACGCGCGGGCGATCCGCCGGACTCGCTGAACATCCGCGTAGTCCCGGAACCGCTGCTGCTGGGGCCGTTTGCGTTGCAGCACGAACCGGATCCGCACCCGAGCCGCCACGTGCTGGCGGGCCACGTGCACCCGGTTTATCGGCTGCATGGCAAGGGTCGGCAAAGTTTGCGTCTGGCGTGTTTCAGATTGGGCGAGCAGATCAGCCTGATGCCTGCGTTCGGCGCGTTTACCGGCGGTTATCAGGTCGATCGGGATGACAGCTGTCGGGTGTTCGTCATCGGCGATGGCGAGATTTGGCCGGTTTGA
- the dcd gene encoding dCTP deaminase — translation MSIKSDKWIRRMAQEHGMIEPFVERQMRGEGAERLISYGVSSYGYDVRCAGEFKVFTNINSAIVDPKNFDEKSFVDVTSDVCIIPPNSFALARTVEFFRIPRNVLTICLGKSTYARCGIIVNVTPLEPEWEGHVTLEFSNTTTLPAKIYANEGVAQMLFFESDEECEVSYKDRGGKYQGQRGVTLPRT, via the coding sequence ATGAGCATCAAATCGGACAAGTGGATTCGCCGCATGGCGCAAGAGCACGGCATGATCGAACCGTTCGTCGAGCGCCAGATGCGCGGCGAAGGTGCCGAGCGGCTGATTTCCTACGGCGTGTCGAGCTATGGCTACGACGTGCGCTGCGCCGGTGAATTCAAGGTGTTCACCAACATCAACTCGGCCATCGTCGACCCGAAGAACTTCGATGAGAAGAGCTTTGTTGATGTCACCAGCGACGTCTGCATCATCCCGCCCAACTCTTTTGCACTGGCGCGCACCGTGGAATTCTTCCGCATCCCGCGCAACGTGCTGACCATCTGCCTGGGTAAAAGCACCTACGCGCGTTGCGGCATTATCGTCAACGTGACGCCGCTTGAGCCTGAGTGGGAAGGTCACGTCACTCTGGAATTCTCCAACACCACGACCCTGCCGGCGAAAATCTACGCCAATGAAGGCGTGGCGCAGATGCTGTTTTTCGAATCCGACGAAGAGTGCGAAGTGTCCTACAAGGACCGTGGCGGCAAGTATCAGGGCCAGCGCGGCGTCACGTTGCCACGCACCTGA
- a CDS encoding cold-shock protein, translated as MSNRQTGTVKWFNDEKGFGFITPQSGDDLFVHFKAIQSDGFKSLKEGQQVSFIATRGQKGMQAEEVQVI; from the coding sequence ATGTCTAATCGCCAAACCGGTACCGTTAAGTGGTTCAACGATGAAAAAGGCTTCGGCTTCATCACTCCACAATCCGGTGACGACCTGTTCGTTCACTTCAAAGCAATCCAATCCGACGGCTTCAAAAGCCTGAAAGAAGGCCAACAGGTTTCTTTCATCGCTACCCGCGGTCAGAAAGGCATGCAAGCTGAAGAAGTTCAAGTTATCTAA
- a CDS encoding toxin-antitoxin system YwqK family antitoxin, with protein sequence MPFNQWKTLGAALIALSSPFSIHADPRPDHPTIIVGMNTHATYLAKGPDAQGASQLQLRAAVLLQLSTEHACGSNEVYLTPESVGVPNESFGRLIDEVQQLIDDETPLLITLSECDGKRAFFEKVRACTPEECAQLTTSLVDGKLYLDEEYAPTSKGQATFYLPMPLTYDKKHKAWHAKIQYAETGTLRRDYFVDAEDFVSGKPVLESKTYYPNGKIGQTLKYDLQGNPQGEVLSYSDSGVLTKRSHYLDGQLEGRETTYHDNGKEAEAYNWYQGKRVDGEYLEHDENGAVIGRISYRNDVPDGPALSYYPNGKLKDSSTFVAGLAQGASTSYFEDGSVRSTRNNVDSSPDGCVISYYADGKVEEKQFFEKQVQRSYATWNAQGVQTVQWQWDEKHREQGDFKEWYQSGQLKDHRIYKDGKLQGPAITWFENGQMSSSVDYVEGREQGVMHMWKQDGSPNGECRYEAGVRQGECT encoded by the coding sequence ATGCCGTTCAACCAATGGAAAACCCTGGGCGCAGCACTGATCGCCCTCTCGTCGCCCTTCTCGATTCACGCCGATCCCCGCCCCGACCACCCGACCATCATCGTCGGCATGAACACCCACGCGACCTATCTCGCCAAAGGCCCTGACGCTCAAGGCGCCTCGCAGCTACAGCTGCGCGCGGCAGTGTTACTGCAACTCTCGACCGAACACGCTTGCGGCAGCAATGAGGTTTACCTCACACCGGAATCAGTGGGCGTGCCCAACGAATCGTTCGGCCGACTGATCGACGAAGTGCAGCAATTGATCGACGACGAAACCCCGTTGCTGATAACGCTCTCGGAATGTGACGGCAAACGCGCATTTTTCGAGAAAGTCCGCGCCTGCACGCCGGAAGAATGCGCCCAACTGACCACATCGCTGGTGGACGGCAAGCTGTATCTGGACGAGGAATACGCACCGACCAGCAAGGGCCAGGCGACGTTCTACCTGCCGATGCCACTGACCTACGATAAAAAGCACAAAGCCTGGCACGCCAAAATCCAATACGCGGAAACCGGCACCCTGCGCCGCGACTACTTCGTCGACGCCGAGGACTTCGTCTCGGGCAAACCCGTTCTGGAATCGAAAACCTATTACCCAAACGGCAAAATCGGCCAGACCTTGAAGTACGACTTGCAGGGCAACCCTCAAGGTGAAGTGCTCAGCTATTCCGACAGCGGCGTACTGACCAAGCGCTCTCATTACCTGGACGGTCAATTGGAAGGCCGGGAAACCACTTATCACGACAACGGCAAAGAAGCCGAGGCCTATAACTGGTATCAGGGCAAACGCGTCGACGGCGAATACCTGGAACATGACGAAAACGGCGCAGTGATTGGCCGGATCAGTTATCGCAACGACGTCCCGGACGGCCCAGCCCTGAGTTATTACCCCAACGGCAAACTCAAGGACAGCAGCACCTTCGTCGCGGGCCTGGCACAGGGCGCCAGCACGTCTTACTTCGAAGACGGCTCCGTGCGCAGCACGCGCAACAACGTCGACAGCAGCCCGGACGGTTGCGTCATCAGCTATTACGCCGACGGCAAAGTCGAGGAAAAGCAGTTTTTCGAAAAACAGGTGCAGCGCAGTTACGCCACGTGGAACGCGCAAGGCGTGCAAACCGTGCAATGGCAATGGGACGAGAAGCACCGCGAACAGGGTGATTTCAAGGAGTGGTATCAGAGCGGGCAGTTGAAGGACCACCGCATCTACAAGGACGGCAAACTCCAGGGCCCGGCCATCACCTGGTTTGAAAACGGCCAGATGAGCTCATCGGTCGATTACGTCGAGGGCCGCGAGCAAGGCGTGATGCACATGTGGAAACAGGACGGCAGCCCGAATGGCGAATGCCGTTACGAGGCCGGTGTGCGTCAGGGTGAATGCACTTAA
- a CDS encoding DUF481 domain-containing protein encodes MLSRTLLCLAVFSASTPLLADTVWLKNGDKLSGKITVFDGGKLLIQTAYAGAIPIDWKQVKTLESDQELLVKQDAYNGEKAKSLQAAEDGKVTLANGEAPKTVELASIQQILKPKPVVEDLVWKGNVDMALDYQRAEKDTDDYDVGFKTSARHGRWRHIAEGEYNREFQDDVVTTDNWRAEYSLDRFLTDHWYWQGRLNYKRDKVEELSRQRVVGTGPGYQFWDNELGAFSLGSLLNRTDYEYSDGGKDDFYSVAMKWDYNRYLIGKKVEFFTNGELGKPLSGVADYSLDAELGLRYKVTEWASLNLKAERDVISGTNDADLNKTRYTAGFGVAW; translated from the coding sequence ATGTTGTCCAGAACCTTGTTGTGCCTCGCTGTCTTCAGTGCTTCCACGCCTTTGCTCGCCGACACCGTATGGTTGAAAAACGGTGACAAATTAAGCGGTAAGATCACCGTGTTCGATGGCGGCAAACTGCTGATCCAGACCGCATACGCCGGCGCTATCCCGATTGACTGGAAGCAGGTGAAAACCCTGGAAAGCGACCAGGAACTGCTGGTCAAGCAAGACGCCTACAACGGCGAGAAGGCCAAATCGCTGCAAGCCGCCGAGGATGGCAAAGTCACCTTGGCCAATGGCGAAGCGCCGAAAACCGTCGAGTTGGCGAGTATCCAGCAGATTCTCAAGCCTAAACCGGTGGTCGAAGATCTGGTGTGGAAGGGCAATGTCGACATGGCGCTGGACTATCAGCGCGCCGAGAAGGACACCGATGATTACGACGTCGGCTTCAAGACTTCCGCGCGCCATGGTCGCTGGCGGCACATTGCCGAAGGCGAGTACAACCGCGAATTCCAGGACGACGTGGTCACCACCGACAATTGGCGCGCCGAATATTCCCTCGACCGCTTCCTGACCGATCACTGGTACTGGCAGGGTCGCTTGAACTACAAACGCGACAAGGTTGAAGAGTTGTCCCGTCAGCGCGTCGTCGGTACCGGTCCGGGTTATCAATTCTGGGATAACGAACTGGGCGCGTTCTCGCTGGGTTCGCTGCTCAACCGCACCGATTACGAATACAGCGATGGCGGCAAGGACGACTTCTATTCGGTCGCGATGAAGTGGGATTACAACCGTTACCTGATTGGCAAGAAAGTCGAGTTCTTCACCAACGGCGAACTGGGCAAGCCGCTGTCCGGCGTAGCCGATTACTCGCTGGATGCCGAATTGGGCTTGCGCTACAAGGTCACCGAGTGGGCTTCGCTTAACCTCAAGGCTGAGCGCGATGTCATCAGCGGCACCAATGACGCCGATTTGAACAAGACGCGCTACACCGCAGGGTTTGGCGTGGCTTGGTAA
- a CDS encoding MGMT family protein, with the protein MNDVTSETESPAQIRRTALYLTLAQVPEGKVVSYGQLAQLAGLGRAARWVGRTLSQLPGDTTLPWHRVLGAGGRISLPVGSASGDEQRARLRTEGVSVLNNRVDIQRHGWRPVEHSG; encoded by the coding sequence GTGAACGACGTAACCAGCGAAACCGAAAGCCCGGCGCAAATCCGACGCACGGCACTCTATTTGACCCTGGCTCAAGTGCCCGAGGGCAAAGTCGTCAGTTACGGGCAACTGGCGCAATTGGCCGGACTCGGCCGGGCCGCGCGCTGGGTCGGGCGCACCTTGAGCCAATTGCCCGGCGACACCACCCTGCCCTGGCATCGCGTGCTCGGTGCCGGTGGGCGAATCAGCTTGCCGGTGGGCAGCGCTTCCGGCGATGAACAACGCGCGCGTTTGCGCACCGAAGGCGTCAGTGTCCTGAACAATCGTGTTGATATTCAGCGTCATGGCTGGCGCCCGGTAGAGCACAGCGGTTAG
- a CDS encoding AmpG family muropeptide MFS transporter, with protein sequence MPRKTWRAALAAYASPSTLVLLLLGFAAGLPYMLVFSTLSVWLREAGVARETIGYASLIGLAYAFKWVWSPLLDQWRLPLLGKLGRRRSWLVLSQSLVILGLIGMGFCDPQKHLSWLIAIAVVVAFASATQDIAVDAYRLEIADDSRQAALAASYMSGYRIAALLATAGALFFAEGFGSTGFNYQHSAWAGTYVLFGALMIPALLTTLFMREPPVPLRTQLQAGRYSFVHQLASVFVLIVLLVSVPAMFTQLYNTDFASVLFGAESLLDLLLEDRAFLRAILYITLTAMCLSAMGRRGLAPVLTPINDFILRYRWQAFLLLGLIATYRMSDTVMGVMANVFYIDQGFTKDQIASVSKIFGLIMTLVGAGMGGLLIVRFGILPILLIGGITSAGTNLLFLMLADMGPDLNMLILTISLDNFSSGLATSAFVAYLSSLTNLKFSATQYALLSSIMLLLPRLIGGYSGVMVEKFGYHNFFLITALLGVPTLLLIALHWFQESRRAGPKPTPEPAQTPVADQP encoded by the coding sequence ATGCCCCGTAAAACCTGGCGCGCCGCGCTCGCCGCCTATGCCAGCCCTTCAACACTTGTGCTGTTGTTGCTTGGTTTCGCCGCCGGCCTGCCCTACATGCTGGTGTTTTCGACGTTGTCAGTCTGGTTGCGTGAAGCCGGTGTGGCTCGCGAAACCATCGGTTATGCAAGCCTCATCGGTTTGGCCTACGCCTTTAAATGGGTGTGGTCGCCGCTGCTCGATCAATGGCGCCTGCCGCTGCTCGGCAAACTCGGCCGCCGCCGCTCGTGGCTGGTGCTTTCGCAATCATTGGTGATCCTCGGCCTGATCGGCATGGGCTTCTGCGATCCGCAGAAGCATCTGTCCTGGCTGATCGCGATTGCCGTGGTTGTCGCATTCGCCTCGGCCACGCAAGACATCGCGGTCGATGCCTATCGCCTGGAAATCGCCGACGACAGCCGCCAGGCCGCCCTCGCCGCCAGCTACATGTCCGGTTATCGCATTGCTGCGCTGCTGGCGACTGCGGGCGCGCTGTTCTTCGCCGAAGGTTTTGGCTCCACCGGTTTCAACTATCAACATTCGGCGTGGGCCGGCACTTATGTGCTGTTCGGCGCGCTGATGATTCCTGCGCTGCTGACCACGCTGTTCATGCGCGAGCCGCCAGTGCCGCTGCGCACTCAGTTGCAGGCCGGGCGCTACAGTTTTGTCCATCAATTGGCGTCGGTGTTTGTCCTGATCGTGCTGCTGGTATCCGTGCCGGCCATGTTCACTCAGCTCTACAACACCGATTTCGCCAGTGTGCTGTTCGGCGCCGAAAGCCTGCTCGACCTGCTGCTCGAAGACCGCGCGTTCCTGCGCGCAATCCTCTACATCACGTTGACCGCCATGTGCCTGTCAGCCATGGGCCGCCGTGGTCTGGCGCCGGTGCTGACGCCGATCAACGACTTCATTCTGCGTTACCGCTGGCAGGCCTTCCTGCTGCTCGGGCTGATCGCGACGTATCGGATGTCCGACACAGTGATGGGCGTGATGGCCAACGTCTTTTATATCGACCAGGGTTTCACCAAGGACCAGATTGCCAGCGTCAGCAAAATCTTCGGTCTGATCATGACGCTGGTCGGCGCCGGCATGGGCGGTTTGCTGATCGTGCGATTCGGCATTTTGCCGATCCTGTTGATCGGCGGCATCACGTCGGCGGGCACCAACCTGCTGTTCCTGATGCTGGCGGACATGGGGCCGGACCTGAACATGCTGATCCTGACCATTTCCCTCGACAACTTCAGCTCGGGTCTGGCGACTTCGGCGTTCGTCGCTTACCTGTCGAGCCTGACCAACCTCAAGTTCTCCGCCACCCAATACGCCCTGCTCAGCTCGATCATGCTCTTGCTGCCGCGCCTGATCGGCGGTTATTCCGGGGTCATGGTGGAGAAATTCGGCTATCACAACTTCTTCCTGATCACCGCCCTGCTCGGCGTTCCGACGCTGCTGCTGATCGCCCTGCACTGGTTCCAGGAGAGCCGCCGGGCCGGCCCAAAGCCGACACCTGAACCGGCACAGACGCCGGTCGCGGATCAGCCGTAG